ACTCATGATAAGAGGTCATATTTTTTTCTTCATCACTCATTATCATTGACCTTCTTTCTAACCCCATGATGAGTTTATCTCTGGCTTGTTCAAAATCTTCCATAGTAACTGCCTTAGCACCCCTTCTAGCAGCATGAATAGCAGACTCATTACACAAATTTGCTATATCAGCACCAGAAAAACCTGGAGTAGCTAAAGCTAACCTTTCCAAGTTCACATCACTACCTACTGGCATATTTCTAGTATGAACTTTTAAAATTCCTTCTCTTCCCTTTCTATCAGGTAAATCAACCATAACTTGTCTATCAAACCTTCCTGGTCTTAACAAAGCAGGATCCAAAACATCTGGTCTGTTTGTGGCAGCTATTACTATAATTCCTGTATTAGGTTGAAAACCATCCATTTCAACTAATAGTGCATTAAGAGTCTGCTCTCTTTCATCATGTCCTCCTCCAAAGCCAGCTCCACGTTGCCTTCCAACAGCATCTATTTCATCAATAAAAATAATGGCTGGGGAAACTTTTTTAGCCTGTTCAAACAAATCTCTTACTCTACTTGCACCTACACCTACAAACATTTCAACAAAATCAGCACCTGATAAAGATAGGAATTGAACTCCCGCTTCACCTGCCACTGCTTTAGCTAATAGAGTTTTACCTGTTCCTGGAGGTCCTAACAATAAAACCCCCCTTGGAATTTTACAACCTAATTTTTGAAATTTAATTGGTTCCTTTAAAAAATCTACAACTTCTGATAATTCAAGTTTAGCTTCATCAACACCCGCAACATCAGCAAATGTTATCTTTTCAGAATTTTCATTTTGTACTCTAGGTTGAGATTTTCCAAATGAGAATATATTCTTTCCACCCATTGAACCGCCTCCTTGTTGCATCCTTCTAAACATTGTAATCATTAAAATTACACCAAAAAGTAACAATGCAACATTTACTATATTACCAAAATAATCACCAGATTCATTTTGAACATTAACATTAATATTTTTAGATAACCACTCTTTTTGTATTTCATTATCAACAACTAACAATTTGGTAGTAAAGTTTTTAGTAACTGCTTTCCTATTTCCATTTTCTGAAGATAAATTTTCGGCAACTTTCAATTCTCCAATTAACTCATAGTCATTTAATTGTGATTTAATTACAGTTACCTTTTCAATAGATCCAGCTTCTAATAATTTTCTGTAATCATTAAATGTAATTGCTAAACTCCCAGAAGACCCACCTTTAACAAGCATTACTATTACCATTACAGCAATAAACATTGCCATAATCATGAATACTGTTTTTAATATTTTACCAGGACCAGAATCGCTACCACCCAATTTTTGTTGTAAAGGTGATTTAGGTTGGTTGTTGTTTTTTAGTTCGCTCATATCTTAATTTCTACTTTATAAAATTCTTTTAAACAAAATTATTTAACTCTTTAACTTATATATTTCTTTCAAACTTCTGCCTTCTTCTAAATAATCCATTCCAAAACCAATTATAAATTCATTCTCAATTTCAAAACCAATAAAATCTGGTTTAACAATATTTAAATTGTATTTAGGCTTAAAAATAAGGGTAGCAATTTTCAAAGAGTTTATTTTTTTTGAGGTATAATAGTTTTTTAAAAAATTGATAGTGTTACCAGTATCGATAATATCTTCAATAATTATTACATTCTTTTTTTCATAATCCAATGTACTTAAATCAATTGATTTAATAACATTTGTTCCATTTTCTAATTTACCGTTATAACTTGAAACCGAAACAAAATCAAATTTTAAATCAATAATATTTAACTGATTGATCAAATTATAAAAAAAAGTGAATCCACCTTTTAAAACACAAACAAAAATTGTATCTTTACATACTTCTAACTTAATTATATCAGATAATTCTTTTATTCTTTTTAGAATTGTATTCTCTAATATAAATAACTCAAATTGTTTATCATTTATTTTTATAATATCCTTAAAGTTAACTGACGATAACATATTTAGCTTATTGCTTTGGTATTAAAATCAATGGTATAAATTAATACTTACTTTTTTAGTATTTCATCATCTTTTTCTGTCTTATTTAACAAATTTTTTGGTTGTACATTTCCTTTAATAGTTCTCTCCATTTCTAACTTCAGAGCATGTTTAGTATCTCTTGTTATTCTAAATTTATTTGCAATTCTAAATCCACAAATCCAAATAATTTCTTCTCTATCATTACCTTTATTTACTAAAACCATTATTTGTCCTTTTTTATCTAATGGTATTTTTATATCAACAAAAAAATCACTCAATTTTTTTTCGCCAGACATTCCTAATGGAATAAACTTATCACCTTTTTGCCATTTTCTAAGTATTAAATCACCCATAATATTTTTTGCATCAACGAACTCAATATTTTTATTATCTTCAAATTTCACATTCTTTTTAGCTAATTTATTAATGTGAATATTTATATTTTCAAATTGAATTAATTTAGGATAACTTTTTAGAATATCTACTTTTAATTCTAAATTTGCATCCTTTTTTTCTGAAATTATTTTTTCATTGACAATTGATTTTTTTGAATTAAAAATGTTAGTCTTCTCATTAACTGGTTTTGAATTATTTATTTTAACTAGATTTTTTAAATCTGCATTAGTTTTTAAGATTGGTTTGGAATTAATTTGATTTTTAGTTTTATTATCAATATTATTTTCAACCTTATTTTGAACAATAGGAATCTTATTTTTCTGATTTATCTTTTTCCCCAAATTTTCTAATTCGATTTTTCTTTTTGAACTATTATCTATTTTTTGTTTGACAATAATCTGATTTTTTAAATTCTTATCAATTTTATTAACATTTGAATTATTATCAGGTTCAGAAGTAACTAATAAAACAGATTTTTGTAGTTGTTTACCTTTTAGCTTATTACTTTTAGTATCAGAAATAGGTGTTATAATTTTAATATCTGATTTTATTATCTGAGGTTTTTCATTTAAAATTACATTAGATTTATCTATTTTATTGCTATTATTATTTAATAGATTAGATTCAATTTTAACTTGCTGAGTAACTTTATTATTTATATTATTTTTATGATTATTTTTTCCTTTAAAAGGTTCATTTATAGTATTTATTTCTACAATATTTTTATTTGTAATTTCAGTTTTAGTTCCAATATTTTTTTCTAATTTTATACCATTTTGTTTGTCAGAAACCCTAACAATTGCTTTTCCTAAAAAAACTAAATTATCTCTATCCCTTAATCCGCTTATTCCAGAAACTATATCAACTTGACATCCAGTTTCTTTGGACAATAATAACAATATCCTTTCAGTTGTTGCATAATCAATTGGTTGTACAT
Above is a window of Chlorobiota bacterium DNA encoding:
- the ftsH gene encoding ATP-dependent zinc metalloprotease FtsH, which encodes MFIAVMVIVMLVKGGSSGSLAITFNDYRKLLEAGSIEKVTVIKSQLNDYELIGELKVAENLSSENGNRKAVTKNFTTKLLVVDNEIQKEWLSKNINVNVQNESGDYFGNIVNVALLLFGVILMITMFRRMQQGGGSMGGKNIFSFGKSQPRVQNENSEKITFADVAGVDEAKLELSEVVDFLKEPIKFQKLGCKIPRGVLLLGPPGTGKTLLAKAVAGEAGVQFLSLSGADFVEMFVGVGASRVRDLFEQAKKVSPAIIFIDEIDAVGRQRGAGFGGGHDEREQTLNALLVEMDGFQPNTGIIVIAATNRPDVLDPALLRPGRFDRQVMVDLPDRKGREGILKVHTRNMPVGSDVNLERLALATPGFSGADIANLCNESAIHAARRGAKAVTMEDFEQARDKLIMGLERRSMIMSDEEKNMTSYHECGHVLVGKLMPEGDALHKVTIIPRGRALGVTSFLPEGDKHSRSKEWFESRIAMAMGGRAAELLIFGNYTSGAIGDIKQVTQLAKQMVCDLGMSDILGPVNYSSGDGEVFLGRDFSTHKDISEATATIIDQEVRRIVDEGMERATKILKENENLLHNMAKLLIEHETLDAEEIDMIVKGEEIPPLEVKKMMKSRISNMVDSVKQEIKLATKTISNPDSDSGLTPAAGV
- a CDS encoding hypoxanthine phosphoribosyltransferase, which translates into the protein MLSSVNFKDIIKINDKQFELFILENTILKRIKELSDIIKLEVCKDTIFVCVLKGGFTFFYNLINQLNIIDLKFDFVSVSSYNGKLENGTNVIKSIDLSTLDYEKKNVIIIEDIIDTGNTINFLKNYYTSKKINSLKIATLIFKPKYNLNIVKPDFIGFEIENEFIIGFGMDYLEEGRSLKEIYKLKS
- the tilS gene encoding tRNA lysidine(34) synthetase TilS, with the translated sequence MIDINKSLLYQNVKKYIARNDLIWSNDKLLVAVSGGIDSMTMLVILKYLSNTLNLELVVAHFNHLLRGLESDKDAQFVAEVSRKLGLKYYIGKGDINKLSKEWKMTIEEAARTARYNFLTKVMNDHDISTLAVAHNSNDNAETLIFNLLRGSGVTGLAGIPPIRIFNENKRIIRPFLSVPREEIESFAKDFEIKWREDETNELLNATRNKIRHELLPELQKYNSSIVKTLNSTTEIMRGVDDFLGRSVDSAIKNLLQEKEPGRISLKISHLKYFPKTIQSEIIQKVICEEFNVQPIDYATTERILLLLSKETGCQVDIVSGISGLRDRDNLVFLGKAIVRVSDKQNGIKLEKNIGTKTEITNKNIVEINTINEPFKGKNNHKNNINNKVTQQVKIESNLLNNNSNKIDKSNVILNEKPQIIKSDIKIITPISDTKSNKLKGKQLQKSVLLVTSEPDNNSNVNKIDKNLKNQIIVKQKIDNSSKRKIELENLGKKINQKNKIPIVQNKVENNIDNKTKNQINSKPILKTNADLKNLVKINNSKPVNEKTNIFNSKKSIVNEKIISEKKDANLELKVDILKSYPKLIQFENINIHINKLAKKNVKFEDNKNIEFVDAKNIMGDLILRKWQKGDKFIPLGMSGEKKLSDFFVDIKIPLDKKGQIMVLVNKGNDREEIIWICGFRIANKFRITRDTKHALKLEMERTIKGNVQPKNLLNKTEKDDEILKK